A section of the Clostridium felsineum DSM 794 genome encodes:
- a CDS encoding pyridoxal phosphate-dependent aminotransferase produces the protein MENSKISSGASSIQISGIRKFYNKVAKVEGAISLTLGQPDFPVPGKVKEAMIRAIDDDKTVYTSNAGIEELREEISKYLRKFNINYEKDEICITAGGTEGIMDIFGTLLNKGDKVLVPDPAFPAYDSCTRLLGGEVITYGLYGSEFSIDFNELEDKIKNEKPKFMVLSYPSNPTGAVLSKEDNERLHQLIQDNDIIAVTDEMYSALCYEEEYYSISQYEDIKEKVIIVSGFSKTFSMTGLRIGYVCASSTFMDSILKVHQYTTTCAPSISQYGALEGLRNCDADVQYMKNEFKKRRDYVYKRLKDMGFEVSLPKGAFYIFPSVDGFGMTSEEFCEKLLNEAKVAIVPGSAFGEKGENFARISYAYSEVELEECMNRMEKWILKNR, from the coding sequence ATGGAAAATAGTAAAATATCTTCAGGAGCTAGTAGTATACAAATATCAGGTATAAGAAAATTTTATAATAAGGTTGCAAAAGTTGAAGGGGCTATATCACTTACATTGGGTCAACCAGATTTTCCAGTACCAGGTAAAGTTAAAGAAGCTATGATTAGAGCAATAGATGATGATAAAACAGTATATACGTCTAATGCAGGAATAGAGGAATTGAGAGAAGAGATTAGTAAATATTTGAGGAAATTCAATATAAACTATGAAAAGGATGAGATATGTATTACAGCAGGTGGAACAGAAGGAATAATGGATATATTTGGTACTCTTTTGAATAAAGGTGATAAAGTTTTGGTGCCTGATCCAGCTTTTCCTGCTTATGATAGTTGTACAAGACTTTTAGGTGGTGAGGTTATAACATATGGACTTTATGGAAGTGAGTTTTCTATAGATTTTAATGAGTTAGAGGATAAAATTAAAAACGAAAAACCTAAATTTATGGTCTTATCATATCCATCTAATCCAACAGGTGCAGTTTTAAGTAAAGAAGATAATGAAAGATTGCATCAACTTATACAGGATAATGATATTATAGCAGTAACAGATGAGATGTATAGTGCTTTATGCTACGAAGAAGAATATTATTCAATATCACAGTATGAAGATATAAAAGAAAAAGTTATTATTGTTAGTGGATTTTCAAAAACTTTTTCAATGACTGGATTAAGAATAGGTTATGTTTGTGCTAGTAGCACTTTTATGGACAGTATTTTAAAGGTACATCAATATACTACAACCTGTGCACCGTCAATATCACAATATGGTGCTTTAGAAGGACTTAGAAATTGTGATGCTGATGTTCAGTATATGAAAAATGAATTCAAAAAAAGAAGAGACTATGTTTATAAGAGACTTAAAGATATGGGATTTGAGGTGAGTTTGCCTAAAGGTGCGTTTTATATATTTCCAAGTGTAGACGGATTTGGCATGACAAGCGAAGAGTTTTGTGAGAAGCTGCTTAATGAAGCAAAAGTTGCAATAGTACCAGGTTCAGCTTTTGGAGAAAAGGGTGAAAACTTTGCTAGAATTTCATATGCATATAGTGAAGTTGAATTAGAAGAGTGCATGAATAGAATGGAAAAGTGGATATTGAAAAATAGATAA
- the dapD gene encoding 2,3,4,5-tetrahydropyridine-2,6-dicarboxylate N-acetyltransferase: protein MNYDLTNPYEIAKYIKEAKKTTPLKVYVNGNLADCIANDIDCFGTDNFYILFGESDKISNFLEANGDKIQKFKIEQDRRNSAIPLIDMTKIDARIEPGAIIRDKVSIGKNAVIMMGAVINIGSEIGEGAMVDMNAVVGARGKIGKRAHVGAGAVIAGVLEPPSKSPCEIGDDVLIGANSVILEGVKIGAGSVIAAGSVVVDDVPSGVVVAGTPAKIIKEVDDKTKDKTQIMDDLRK from the coding sequence ATGAACTACGATTTAACAAATCCATATGAAATTGCAAAGTACATAAAAGAAGCAAAAAAAACTACACCACTTAAAGTATATGTAAACGGTAATCTTGCTGACTGCATAGCAAATGATATTGACTGTTTCGGAACTGATAATTTTTATATTTTATTTGGTGAAAGTGATAAAATATCAAACTTCTTAGAAGCAAATGGGGATAAAATCCAAAAGTTTAAAATAGAACAAGATAGAAGGAATTCAGCTATTCCTCTAATTGATATGACTAAAATAGATGCAAGAATTGAACCTGGTGCTATCATAAGAGATAAAGTATCAATAGGGAAAAATGCAGTTATAATGATGGGCGCAGTTATAAATATAGGATCTGAAATAGGCGAAGGTGCTATGGTAGATATGAATGCTGTCGTTGGTGCAAGAGGTAAAATAGGTAAAAGAGCTCACGTTGGTGCTGGAGCAGTAATTGCTGGAGTTTTAGAGCCACCTAGTAAATCACCTTGCGAAATTGGTGACGATGTTTTAATAGGTGCTAATTCTGTTATTTTAGAAGGAGTAAAAATTGGTGCAGGTTCTGTTATAGCAGCAGGCTCTGTTGTAGTTGACGATGTGCCTTCTGGCGTTGTTGTAGCAGGAACTCCTGCAAAAATAATAAAAGAAGTTGATGATAAAACTAAAGACAAAACTCAGATAATGGATGATTTAAGAAAATAA
- a CDS encoding single-stranded DNA-binding protein, whose amino-acid sequence MDNLMLNNKLYLEGVIASKLEFSHEMYGEGFYNFYLDVQRLSDAKDRLFVTVSERLITGMDLDVGREVIVEGQLRSYNKFVDGANRLILTVFTRSIQDCSERSKNPNQIFLDGFICKRPVYRTTPFGREISDMLLAVNRSYNKSDYIPTIAWGRNSRFCETLKVGDNIRIWGRLQSREYQKKLNEKDSVKKTAYEVSISKMERVGETESSDEVNIVNIGIDNAQDKKVI is encoded by the coding sequence ATGGATAACTTAATGTTAAATAATAAACTTTATCTTGAAGGAGTAATTGCATCAAAACTTGAATTTAGTCATGAAATGTATGGAGAAGGTTTTTATAATTTTTATCTTGATGTTCAGAGATTAAGTGATGCAAAGGATAGATTATTTGTAACAGTTTCAGAAAGATTAATTACAGGGATGGATTTAGATGTAGGTAGAGAAGTCATTGTAGAAGGGCAGCTTCGATCTTATAATAAATTTGTTGATGGGGCTAATAGGCTTATACTAACTGTGTTTACACGTAGTATACAAGATTGTAGCGAAAGGAGTAAAAACCCAAATCAGATATTCCTAGATGGGTTTATATGCAAAAGACCAGTATATAGAACAACTCCTTTTGGAAGAGAAATATCTGATATGCTTTTAGCTGTTAATAGATCCTATAATAAGTCAGACTACATACCCACAATAGCTTGGGGTAGAAATTCCAGATTTTGCGAGACTTTAAAAGTAGGGGACAATATAAGAATATGGGGAAGGCTTCAAAGTAGAGAATATCAAAAGAAATTAAATGAAAAAGATTCTGTAAAGAAGACAGCATATGAAGTGTCTATATCCAAGATGGAAAGAGTTGGTGAGACAGAAAGCTCTGATGAAGTTAACATTGTCAATATAGGGATTGATAATGCTCAAGATAAAAAAGTAATCTAA
- the pdaB gene encoding polysaccharide deacetylase family sporulation protein PdaB: MHLIYAKRIYLSKIFFYIILLIFCITIFFCIHKSSMGVFVNKDKKLPIYSVETGDKKIAITFDSSWGNDNTTKILDVLDNYNAKATFFLIGRWVEDYPNETKEIYKRGNEIGNHSDKHLDMTKMSKVNIKEDIKNADEKIYSITGAKTKVFRCPSGSYNNSAIEAAEGTGHKCIQWDVDSIDWKEQGKNVEYERVVKNVKPGSIILFHNNAKYTPENLDRILKKLKSDGYKFVRISDLIYDNNYYIDYMGKQIKK, encoded by the coding sequence TTGCATTTAATATATGCTAAGAGAATATACCTAAGTAAGATTTTTTTTTATATTATACTTTTGATTTTTTGTATAACTATCTTCTTTTGTATTCATAAAAGCAGTATGGGGGTTTTTGTCAATAAAGATAAAAAATTACCTATATATTCTGTCGAAACTGGAGACAAAAAAATAGCTATAACTTTTGATTCAAGCTGGGGCAATGATAATACTACAAAAATTCTTGATGTACTCGACAACTATAACGCAAAGGCAACTTTTTTTCTTATAGGAAGATGGGTAGAAGATTATCCAAATGAAACAAAAGAAATATATAAGAGAGGAAATGAAATAGGGAATCATTCTGATAAACATTTAGATATGACAAAGATGTCTAAAGTGAATATAAAAGAAGATATAAAAAATGCAGATGAAAAAATCTATTCGATTACAGGAGCTAAAACAAAGGTTTTTAGATGTCCATCAGGTTCGTATAATAATTCTGCTATTGAAGCAGCAGAGGGTACAGGGCATAAATGTATACAATGGGATGTGGACAGTATAGATTGGAAGGAGCAAGGGAAGAATGTAGAATATGAGAGAGTTGTTAAAAATGTCAAGCCGGGTTCTATAATACTTTTTCATAACAATGCAAAATACACTCCAGAGAATTTAGACAGGATATTAAAAAAATTAAAAAGTGATGGGTACAAATTCGTGAGAATATCTGACTTAATTTATGATAATAACTACTATATTGATTATATGGGTAAACAAATAAAAAAATAG
- a CDS encoding DUF4364 family protein: MFEDTLELAENKLLLLYILHKLQFPISKNQFTEIILENNFMNYFILQQYISELISSDFVKLQQNDNKHNVSITNKGTKVLNLFINRLSQDKKALIDKYISSNLHNIKNAISVTADYTIANKNSFIVDLRAIENDITLIDIKLNVVSNKQARDLCNKWKSSSSEIYNKIINLLTSD; the protein is encoded by the coding sequence ATGTTTGAAGACACTTTAGAATTAGCTGAAAACAAACTTCTTTTGCTTTATATATTACATAAATTACAGTTTCCAATTTCTAAAAATCAATTTACAGAAATAATACTCGAAAATAATTTTATGAATTATTTTATACTTCAACAGTATATTTCTGAACTCATATCTTCTGATTTTGTCAAGTTACAGCAAAATGATAATAAACACAATGTATCTATAACAAACAAAGGTACAAAAGTTTTAAACTTGTTTATAAATAGACTTAGTCAGGATAAAAAAGCTTTAATAGATAAATATATATCATCGAATTTGCATAATATAAAAAATGCTATAAGTGTTACAGCCGATTACACAATAGCTAATAAAAATAGCTTTATTGTTGATTTAAGAGCTATCGAAAATGATATAACACTTATAGATATAAAATTAAATGTTGTTTCTAATAAACAAGCTAGAGATCTTTGCAACAAGTGGAAAAGTTCCTCTTCGGAAATATACAACAAAATAATAAATCTTCTCACCAGTGATTAA